TTTTAGAATATGCATGTAAGGGAGGAATCAAGAGGTAGGTGTCGCATAAGGAATTGTTATTATGCACAAATAGCCAACACGGAAAGTTGAGTAAAAAGAAATCAGGAGGTTGGCACTCATATCAATCCAAATTGTTAGGCTTCGACACTTTCTGTCCTTGTTTGGTCAACCGGTATTTCTGCAATTTGCTTCTTGGCTTATCAGGGATTGCCATTTCAATAAGCTCTGCGTCTAATGCTGGCTGTAGATAAATAAAAAAATTGTTTTTTATGCCCCATTCTCAAAGCGATAAAGGGGTATCGAGTATCGCCTGGTTTTTTCGATTCTTCAATCACGCCGGTTCTTCCTCCTTCCGGTTGAAGGCCGGGTTTCTTGGTTTTTTCTGGAGAACCGTTGCTGTCATCCTGTGGAATGGCAATGATTTGATACAGGAATTAATTTAATCCAAAAAAAAACATATCTATGACAATATTTGTCCTAGGTAATGAATTACTCTTGAATTTAGTAACTCGCAAAGGCGTGTGCTAATAGGTTTAACGTTCTGAAGCTATAAGGCAGGAGTCAGACAACAAAATTGACCTTGTAGGGCGAAATTAATTAGTGAAATGACAGTATTACTTTGAGGGTGAGGCACCTATATTGATTGTCAACTTTAGCCAAATGCCGTATATAAAATAAAAAACATGGTTAACGCCATCCGGCATTGGCTCCGAGCTGCTCGACTTATTGTGATTACCCCGGACGAGAAAAAAACTCTCCCACTCGGCAAAGCAATCTTTTCCAAAGAAAATGGCTGGGACCCTTGCTTTGAAGACGAGGCCACAATCTGGATCATTCGATGATGAAGACACTCGGCTTTACCTGTTAGCCAGCCTGATTGGAGATTGCTTGGCAGAGTGTGGCGATGGTGGCAATGTAAATGTGTAAATCAAAAAAAGTCCGGCATGTGCTTGGCATCTCAGGCGGCAAAGACAGTGCTGCCCTAGCGATTTACCTCAAACAACAAGGCAATATCCCGGAAATGGAATACTACTGTTCTGATACCGGCTGTGAGTTGCCCGAAACGTATGAGTTTATCGATAAACTGGAGATGTATCTCGGTAAAAAAATAACTCGTATTGGTAACGATGCACCTTTTGAACATCATCTTTTCATGCTTGGCAATCTCTTGCCTTCACCCCGCCAGCGCTGGTGTACGGTAAAGATGAAATTGGAGCCATTTGAGAAATTTGTCGGTACTGATGAAGTTGTGAGTTACATCGGTATACGAGCTGATGAGTACCGGGAAGGATATATCAGCACAAAACCAAATATAAAACCAGTTTTCCCTTTCATTCAAGATGGACTCACCAGAAAGGATATTTTCCAGATTCTCGAAGAATCAATTGGAATTCCTGAGTATTACAAATGGCGCAGCCGCTCCGGTTGTTATTTTTGTTTTTTTCAACGACAGGAAGAGTGGCTTGGCCTTTATAAGCACCATCCTGACCTTTTTGAAAAGGCAATGGCTTTTGAAAAATATGACCCGGTAACTAAAGAAGGGTACACCTGGGTTGAAGGGATGTGTCTCAAAGATTTATTGGAAAGGAAAGATAAGATTTTTGAATTGGCTGACAAGAAAAGGCAGTTGAAGGACAATCGAAGTTGGCAACAAAAACTAATTGAAGATGGGTTAGATGATGACCCTGAGGACCAAGCGTGTTTAATTTGCGCGTTGTGAGCCCCCACATATGAGTTCTAATCATCTGAGATTTGACTGTTGATTGATAAGTTTAACACATTAGCGATTTGGGAAAGAAATGGGGAGAGAGCACCCCATAAACCTTTATTGATATTATTTGCACTCGGTGAGTTTCTTCGAACCCCTCACCGGTCTATACCGTACCTGGAGGTTGATAAAAAACTTAGGGAGTTGCTTGAAGAATTTGGTCCAAACCGTGTCAACTACCACCCGGAATATCCATTTTGGCGGCTCCAGAAAGATGGGATATGGGAAGTACATGGCGCGGATAAAATTGTGCTCACAAGTAGTGGTGATGCACGGAAAGGTGATCTGATCAAGGGAGATATTACCGGTTCACTTTCCGAGGAAATCAGAAAAGAGCTAACCCGTAATCCCAAGTTATTCCCCCAAATAGTCCAAAATATATTGAATGCCCATTTCCCCGCAACCATTCATGAAGATATATTGCAAAGTATTGGCATTGACCTATCTCTGAATGTTCAGGTTAAGTTGAAAAGAGGTTATGATTTCCGGAGCAAAATTTTACAAGCGTATGAATACCGCTGTTCTGTCTGCGGTTTTGATGTCAGATTGGGCCACACGCCAATTGCACTGGAGGCAGCACATATCAAATGGCACCAAGCTGGTGGGCCTGACGAAGAAATTAATGGCTTGGCATTATGCGCACTGCACCATAAATTATTCGATCGAGGGGCATTTTCCTTGTCTGAAAACTTAGAAATTCTGGTTTCCGACAAGGCTAATGGCGCGCAAGGATTTAAAGAATGGCTTTTGGATTATCATGGCAGAAAAATATACTTTCCCCAACGTCAAACTTTTTATCCAAAGAGTGAATTTACCAAATGGCATTCCGCAGAGGTTTTCAAAGGATACTCCAGGGAATTATTATAGCTTATCAATAAGCACAGTGCCTACAAACCCACCTGTACTGTTGACGTGTTGACGTGACGCCAGAACTAAACTATCCATTATAAGGCTTCACCTTTGAGTAACTTTTATGACGAAAACTACCGGCAGTACTTTGATTCAACTGTTGGTATTGATCCTTCCGCTTTCCTGCAACCTCTTGCCGACCGGCTGCGGCCACCGGCAACAATACTTGATGTTGGTTGTGGCTCTGGCCGTGATCTTCTGTGGCTTGCCAGTCGTGGTTATACTCCAACCGGTTTTGAACTGGCCCCAAAACTTGCTAGCCTGGCACGCGAACATGCCAACTGTCCCGTAATAGAAGGTGATTTTTGCCACTATGATTTTTCTGCTCTTCGATTTTCCGCCCTTGTTTTTGTGGGTTCCTTGGTACACCTTCCCAAAGAGACTCTCCCCCTCATACTTAAGTCAACCTGTCTGGCCCTTGCCCCAGATGGCTTGCTGCTCATCACTCTGAAAGAAGGCCGTGGCTTTTCCTGTGCAGATGACGGTCGTGTTTTTACTTTATGGTCGAGAAAGGAAATTGAGAAAATTTTTGCGGCACACAACATTCAAGTCCTAGATTTTTCCAAGCAGGTTTCAAAATTACGATCAAATGATATTTGGCTTGGGTACGTGTTGAGGCTGAATAATGGGCCGTGAATCGCATTGTTGCCTGGATGATCTGCATTATTGGCTTTTTGATCTTGGTTTTGAGCAAATTAATCAGGAGAATTCAGGCTGCACTTTTCACATGAAAGATGATGACATCTGCCTTGTTCTTGACACTGTTATCTGTGAACTTTCCGACTATCCTTATGTAGCTTATACCAGCCGACAGAATGAGTTGATGACTACTCATGGCCAGGTCTTTCGATTTCTCTATGATCAGGACAGCCCAGTTACTGACCTTCAACGAGAGATCACTATGTTTCTTGAGGGCGAGAGTGATCCAGAACTAATTAGACGCTTTGGTGGCAACCGGACAGAGCAGGAACCCGATCCGACGCTACCAGAAGCTACCTTTGAAGATTGTTTTTTGGATGCCTTTGGTGATCGGGATCGAATGGCTTTACACCGTGAATTTTCTTATGTCGATTTTAAAGGTGTTATCCGCTATGTCGACTATGCCCTGTTTGCTCTGTCAGCAAAATTTGCTATTGAGCTTAATGGCGAAAGTTTTCATCACCCGGCAGTAATTGGTCCACAGCGGTACCGATCTCAGCTATTTAAACAAAATTCTCTGGTTGCTGATGGCTTCAAAGTTTTTCGCTGGTCTTTACACGGTATGCGGGATCGCGAACGATTTATCCTAGAGCTTTCAAGATTCATGGGGCATTCCGGGCCTTTCCTCGATAAGTCAATTTTTAAACTAAGTCGCTCTGTACAGACTTTAAGTCACTCTACACAAGCTTTTTCTTTAAAAGATCATCAGCAACAAGCGCTGGAACAATTGAGTGATGCCAGAGAAGAAGGACGGAATACATTTTTACTTGTTCTGCCGACAGGAACAGGAAAAACAGAAATATTTATTGAAGATTTGGTTCGATTAAAAAAAATTGCTCCCGATTTGAAAGCACTGGTCATTGTTCCTACCAGGGAATTACGGAAGCAGACTCTTGCCAGGTTCAAACTCCGACTACCTTATCATTTCCAAAATAGCATCTCCATTAATCTTCTAGATGAAAATACGGCCGACTTTTTCGTGCAAACAACAGCCTATCTTCATCGTCATTACTATAAAATTGCGGCAGACCGCTTTGACTATATTGTCGTTGATGAAGCTCATCATGCAGCGGCCCAAGGCCTGCGAAGTATCCTTGCACATTTCAGCCCTACCCATCTTCTTGGTGTCACTGCAACTCCAGAGCGTTTTGATCAGCAAAGTCTTGAAGAGATATTCGGTGAGTATGAACCTCAACTTTCACTAGAGGAAGCTATCTGCCAACAACTTGTGCCTCCTGTTCGATGTTATAGAGCCAAGTCCAATATTGATCTCTCTGAAGTTCGATTCAATGGTCGTGAATTTGTTAAAAATGATTTGCAAAGAACCCTACTGGTTCCTTCGCGGGACCAACTTATTGCCGATCTCTTGACCCGATATTTTGGTGGTGAATTTTCGTGCAAGCAGGGAGTTATTTTTTGCGTTGATATAAAACACGCTAGAAGGATGGCGGATCTTTTAAGAAATCAAGGTATAACAGCCGGTGCTGTTGATGGCAGAGATAGAAAAAATGCGGCCAAGGCGCAAAAAGCCTATGATGAAGGTTTGATCCGTTTTCTCTGCGCTTGCGACCTCCTTACCGAAGGATGGGATGCACCGCAAACTTCTATTCTGGTCATGGCACGGCCAACTTTTTCGAAAGTGCTTTATTCGCAGCAACTTGGACGTGGTCTTCGTAATTATAAAGACAAGGAGGCTCTTTATGTTATCGATGTTGTTGATAATTATGGGGCCAAACTTCACCCTATGTCTTTGCATTCACTGCTAAAAGTTCCCAATTATCAGCCATTCACGAACTTGATTGAACCAGGGTCGCAAAGCCGCACCGAAGAGATTACCATTCTTGATGGCCTTTATGAGGGTGAGCGGCGGATTGAGCCAGTTGATATTTTCAGTTTCGAGGAGATGTATGGTTCTTTTCTGAATGAAGAGCAGTTGGCGAGAGAACTCTTCGTTTCCACTGGGACAGTTCGGCAGTGGCTCCGCAAAAGAAGAATTTTTTCCGATGTGCAATACCCCTTCGGGCGGAGGAACCTTCATTTTTTTGACCCCATACAGGTACCAAAGATACGCAAACAAGAGGGATTGCGGGAACACAATGCCGAAACAAGGGTAACAGATTTTCTTGAGTTTCTTGAAAGTCGGGATTACACATTTTCATATAAGATAATATTCCTGCTTAGTTTTTTTAAAATACGCAATGAACGCTATGAGGCATTCCTGCCAGACTTGCTTGAACTCTATCAACAATTTTATCAGAACCTTCTTGCCAGTAACAGTAAAAATGAGCGGGAATCATGCCCCTACAACCGCTTGGAATATGTAGATGATTTGACCTTACTTAAACGTAGTCTTCTTGAAAATCCTTTTGAGAAGTTTGAGAGAAAACGCTTCTTTTATCATTGTAAGGATTTGAATTATCTGGCCATGGATCCTGTGCTTATTAACAATCTTACACCTGGTCATCATCAGAAAATTATTGAGCAGATGGTGCAAGATCTGCGTAATTATTTTGATAAATTACAAGTATCACTATCGGTGTCTGATTATGCCTTTCTTTTACCTGAACCCCAGCAAGAAAAACCCCTGGCATTGTTTGTCGACCAGCCAACTGAAGAACAAAAGTATTCCACTGTACTTCCTTTTTATCCGCTCAGTATTGCGGCTGGTGAGTTTGGTGATTTATCTGTTCCAGATGAGCCGGAATCATGGTTTAGTGTGGAAGGTCTCACTACCAGACGAGCACTTTCAACACCAATGTTTGTTGCCCAAGTGCATGGGAAATCTATGGAACCAGTTATTCCGGATGGTGCATATTGCCTATTTACTTTTGAAGTCGGAGGTACGAGAAATGGACGTATTGTGCTGGCCCAGAAAGCAGATATTTCCGACCAGGATACTGGCGCTAGTTTCACGGTTAAGACTTACCATTCGAGTAAAAGAGAAGACCAGCACACTGGCTGGCAACATGAAAACATTACTTTGCAACCGGCAAACTCCGACTATCAACAAATTATTATTCCGATAGATGAAGCTGATGATTTCAAAATTATTGCCTTCTTCGTAGAGGTTTTAACCGGAAAACAGGTTGTGAGTTGACGAATGTGCCGTTTGCCCAGGCTTATCCAGAAAGACTAGGTGTTTTTAGAATAAAATGATGACAGAGAGCTTGCTGTCAATGGTCAGAACCACGGGCTCTAACCATGTCTGTGTTTGATTATCAGGTAATAAATAAACCTCTTAAAAGGGCTAGTATGCCAAATCTAAAGTTGAAATATTTACAGCACCTTAAAGAAATTATGGAAGACACCTATCTTCAATTGCGAGAAAAAGGATCTACACCCGAGGGTCGCGACGATTATATCAATGGTTTTATTGATGCTGGTGTATCGATAGAACTTGCGAGCAATGAAGAAGTGCAATCAGTGATTGAAGATACCAACATGGAGGTGTTCGGAATTACAATCAGAGAGCGTCAAAAAGTATATAAGAATATTGAATTGTCATATGATGAGTACATTGATGTGCCGACATTTTTTCGTAAAGGTAAGTTTACATTATAATGTCTTTATACGAGACAAGTTGTGGTGCTAATCAGGAAATAATTTGTTAATCAAGCGATGGAAAAATGGATCAAATATTACGCTGGTTACCCCTTATATTGTCATGTTTCAGCATTGTTCTTCTTATTGTTGGAGAGTTTGATAGGTCATACTCTCACCCCATGTACTTTTTATGATAATTTTCAAGTTAACACATAAGTTACACGTTCATTCCGGTATGTTGTCAGCTGGAGGTAGCACCCTTAAAGACAGGGGCATAAACTCCGACTCCGATCCATTCTATTCTCTTCACTGGACCCCGGCTTAAAGCATGCCGGGGTGACGGCTTGCGGAAGATTAGCGCTAATCAGATAATTTGTTTATGGGTTTCTGGTGCAGTGAGGAGTAAGGGGGTAAATAGCACCCACCTTTCTTGGCTTACTCTATTAGCTTCTTGTCTTTTTCGGTATGCTGTTTCTGGTCGCGGAAAAAATATGTCATCAAATTAAAAGTTGCACCAGCAATTGGTTTAATATGACTGACACGAAAGATGAGTTCTCGACTCCTAATGGGCTCTACTTCTCTGACTTCATGGAAAATTTTCAGGAAAAAAGTAGCGGTCATTAGTCGAAGAAGGCCTGAAACAAGAAATACAAACAACAGCGCATGGCTGAAGTGAAAGGGTCCGATAGAAAAGTCAGGGGGTAGAAGTTTGGCGACCACACCACCTGACATGGAACCAGCCAGCACAAAGAAACCATTGATAACTCCTCGGTAGGCAACACAGCGTGCTCTTTTGGGGGGAGAGCAGGCATCGTATATGAAGTTGGCGGCAGCCAGATTAAAACCTGCCCACACAGCACCAGCGAAAATCTGTATGCTGCAGATGTAGATGATGTTTTCTGAAAAAACCCAACAGATCGGAACAATTGCGATTCCAAAACCACAGAGAGTGAGAATCTTTTTGTTACCAAAACGGTCACTGATTTCGCCCCAATAACGGAAAGTCAAAAATTGAAAAAGAGTAGCAAGGCCTGAAATGGCAGTA
The Desulfobulbaceae bacterium genome window above contains:
- a CDS encoding DEAD/DEAH box helicase family protein, with protein sequence MGRESHCCLDDLHYWLFDLGFEQINQENSGCTFHMKDDDICLVLDTVICELSDYPYVAYTSRQNELMTTHGQVFRFLYDQDSPVTDLQREITMFLEGESDPELIRRFGGNRTEQEPDPTLPEATFEDCFLDAFGDRDRMALHREFSYVDFKGVIRYVDYALFALSAKFAIELNGESFHHPAVIGPQRYRSQLFKQNSLVADGFKVFRWSLHGMRDRERFILELSRFMGHSGPFLDKSIFKLSRSVQTLSHSTQAFSLKDHQQQALEQLSDAREEGRNTFLLVLPTGTGKTEIFIEDLVRLKKIAPDLKALVIVPTRELRKQTLARFKLRLPYHFQNSISINLLDENTADFFVQTTAYLHRHYYKIAADRFDYIVVDEAHHAAAQGLRSILAHFSPTHLLGVTATPERFDQQSLEEIFGEYEPQLSLEEAICQQLVPPVRCYRAKSNIDLSEVRFNGREFVKNDLQRTLLVPSRDQLIADLLTRYFGGEFSCKQGVIFCVDIKHARRMADLLRNQGITAGAVDGRDRKNAAKAQKAYDEGLIRFLCACDLLTEGWDAPQTSILVMARPTFSKVLYSQQLGRGLRNYKDKEALYVIDVVDNYGAKLHPMSLHSLLKVPNYQPFTNLIEPGSQSRTEEITILDGLYEGERRIEPVDIFSFEEMYGSFLNEEQLARELFVSTGTVRQWLRKRRIFSDVQYPFGRRNLHFFDPIQVPKIRKQEGLREHNAETRVTDFLEFLESRDYTFSYKIIFLLSFFKIRNERYEAFLPDLLELYQQFYQNLLASNSKNERESCPYNRLEYVDDLTLLKRSLLENPFEKFERKRFFYHCKDLNYLAMDPVLINNLTPGHHQKIIEQMVQDLRNYFDKLQVSLSVSDYAFLLPEPQQEKPLALFVDQPTEEQKYSTVLPFYPLSIAAGEFGDLSVPDEPESWFSVEGLTTRRALSTPMFVAQVHGKSMEPVIPDGAYCLFTFEVGGTRNGRIVLAQKADISDQDTGASFTVKTYHSSKREDQHTGWQHENITLQPANSDYQQIIIPIDEADDFKIIAFFVEVLTGKQVVS
- a CDS encoding phosphoadenosine phosphosulfate reductase family protein, yielding MCKSKKVRHVLGISGGKDSAALAIYLKQQGNIPEMEYYCSDTGCELPETYEFIDKLEMYLGKKITRIGNDAPFEHHLFMLGNLLPSPRQRWCTVKMKLEPFEKFVGTDEVVSYIGIRADEYREGYISTKPNIKPVFPFIQDGLTRKDIFQILEESIGIPEYYKWRSRSGCYFCFFQRQEEWLGLYKHHPDLFEKAMAFEKYDPVTKEGYTWVEGMCLKDLLERKDKIFELADKKRQLKDNRSWQQKLIEDGLDDDPEDQACLICAL
- a CDS encoding class I SAM-dependent methyltransferase — translated: MSNFYDENYRQYFDSTVGIDPSAFLQPLADRLRPPATILDVGCGSGRDLLWLASRGYTPTGFELAPKLASLAREHANCPVIEGDFCHYDFSALRFSALVFVGSLVHLPKETLPLILKSTCLALAPDGLLLITLKEGRGFSCADDGRVFTLWSRKEIEKIFAAHNIQVLDFSKQVSKLRSNDIWLGYVLRLNNGP
- a CDS encoding HNH endonuclease, with the translated sequence MLIDKFNTLAIWERNGERAPHKPLLILFALGEFLRTPHRSIPYLEVDKKLRELLEEFGPNRVNYHPEYPFWRLQKDGIWEVHGADKIVLTSSGDARKGDLIKGDITGSLSEEIRKELTRNPKLFPQIVQNILNAHFPATIHEDILQSIGIDLSLNVQVKLKRGYDFRSKILQAYEYRCSVCGFDVRLGHTPIALEAAHIKWHQAGGPDEEINGLALCALHHKLFDRGAFSLSENLEILVSDKANGAQGFKEWLLDYHGRKIYFPQRQTFYPKSEFTKWHSAEVFKGYSRELL
- a CDS encoding DUF4007 family protein, giving the protein MVNAIRHWLRAARLIVITPDEKKTLPLGKAIFSKENGWDPCFEDEATIWIIR